A region from the Desulfomarina profundi genome encodes:
- a CDS encoding Hsp20/alpha crystallin family protein, whose amino-acid sequence MSLVKFQSQPNRLRRANDPAGLIDSFFDDFFTPMISTVVPKSVNESRQLKVDIFEKDNNVIITAEIPGVKKEDIFVDAKGKFITIGGERKSEEEIKEEKWYRMERVYGKFERTFSLPFDINVDDVKATFKDGILRLEIPKPEEKDAVKKIAIQ is encoded by the coding sequence ATGTCACTCGTAAAATTTCAATCACAACCGAACCGTCTAAGAAGAGCCAATGACCCCGCTGGACTGATTGACAGTTTCTTTGATGACTTTTTTACACCGATGATCAGCACCGTGGTTCCCAAAAGTGTCAATGAATCACGACAACTTAAGGTTGATATCTTTGAAAAAGATAACAATGTGATCATCACTGCTGAAATCCCCGGAGTGAAAAAAGAAGACATATTCGTTGATGCCAAAGGTAAATTCATAACCATTGGTGGTGAACGCAAAAGCGAAGAGGAAATCAAGGAAGAAAAATGGTACAGAATGGAGCGGGTCTACGGGAAGTTTGAAAGAACTTTCAGCCTGCCTTTTGATATAAACGTTGACGATGTCAAGGCAACATTCAAAGACGGTATTCTCAGGCTTGAAATTCCCAAACCTGAAGAAAAAGATGCCGTCAAGAAAATAGCAATCCAGTAA
- a CDS encoding response regulator produces MQKNLKNTVLLVEDESINQKLAAAVLKKIGFQVDLADNGMEAVHMVRGQQYCMVLMDIQLPEMSGYEAVRQIRSMEELEGRKRLPIIAMTADDSREVRRKCMATGMDDFITKPIKPELLMTQLAPWLGVLQNTEEWCQNRERKKRKKTDKNIPAAVWDRERTLAFVGGDLELFCGLAKMFIEKNQPLLETISRAIEENDGPALREAAHSYKGAVSHFSAEKMRNLAYKLENCGRRKSMDTAPAFFTELQKMALLLVADLRKELPGGCP; encoded by the coding sequence ATGCAAAAGAATCTTAAAAATACAGTACTCCTTGTTGAGGATGAGTCCATCAATCAGAAACTGGCCGCTGCCGTGCTGAAGAAGATCGGGTTCCAGGTGGATCTTGCCGACAATGGCATGGAGGCTGTACATATGGTGCGTGGACAACAGTATTGTATGGTGCTGATGGATATTCAGCTCCCTGAAATGAGCGGGTACGAGGCAGTTCGTCAAATTCGCTCCATGGAGGAACTCGAGGGGAGGAAGAGACTTCCGATCATTGCCATGACTGCCGATGACAGCAGGGAAGTAAGAAGAAAATGTATGGCAACAGGTATGGACGATTTTATAACCAAACCGATTAAACCCGAACTGTTGATGACCCAGCTTGCACCCTGGCTCGGTGTATTGCAGAACACAGAGGAGTGGTGCCAAAACCGGGAAAGGAAAAAGAGGAAAAAGACCGACAAGAACATACCGGCTGCAGTATGGGACAGGGAACGGACCCTTGCCTTTGTCGGTGGTGATCTGGAACTGTTCTGCGGCCTGGCAAAAATGTTCATTGAAAAAAATCAGCCGCTGCTTGAAACTATCAGCCGTGCCATTGAGGAGAATGATGGACCGGCACTACGGGAGGCTGCCCACAGTTACAAGGGTGCGGTTTCTCATTTTTCGGCGGAAAAGATGCGTAACCTGGCATATAAACTTGAGAACTGCGGTCGCAGGAAAAGCATGGATACCGCTCCCGCCTTTTTTACCGAGCTGCAGAAGATGGCACTACTGCTTGTTGCAGATTTGAGAAAAGAGTTACCTGGTGGTTGTCCATGA
- a CDS encoding alpha/beta fold hydrolase: MPEFQLAENRTIHYQLIDGSREKPYLVFLHEGLGCIPFWKDFPEQLCKATGCPGLLYDRTGYGKSSPFTRPRTIHYLHKSALNELPVVLETLIPDKKFFLIGHSDGGSISLIFAAERSSLLQGIITEAAHVRVDKETLAGVREAVQLWNRKKFNALAKYHGEKTEDIFRAWSETWLSDWFRSWNIEYLLPSIKAPLLAIQGRDDHYGSLDQAETIATRPAGPGRAELIDNCGHTPHLEARDIILDLMTDFIDQLKSP, translated from the coding sequence TTGCCTGAATTCCAACTTGCAGAAAACCGGACAATACACTATCAGCTCATCGATGGTTCCAGAGAAAAACCTTATCTTGTCTTTCTCCATGAAGGCCTCGGGTGCATTCCCTTCTGGAAAGATTTCCCGGAACAGCTCTGCAAGGCAACCGGGTGCCCGGGTCTGCTGTATGACCGGACCGGATATGGAAAGTCCTCCCCCTTTACCCGCCCCCGTACCATTCATTACCTGCATAAATCTGCCCTCAATGAATTGCCGGTGGTTCTGGAAACCTTGATTCCAGATAAAAAATTCTTCCTTATCGGTCATTCGGATGGAGGCAGTATCAGCCTTATCTTCGCCGCGGAACGATCTTCTCTTTTGCAGGGCATCATCACCGAAGCGGCCCATGTCCGTGTGGATAAAGAAACCCTTGCCGGGGTCAGGGAAGCTGTACAGCTGTGGAATAGAAAGAAATTCAACGCCCTTGCAAAATATCACGGGGAGAAGACCGAGGATATCTTCAGGGCCTGGTCGGAGACATGGCTCAGTGACTGGTTCAGGTCGTGGAATATCGAGTATCTTCTGCCCAGTATCAAGGCTCCCCTTCTGGCAATCCAGGGAAGAGACGATCATTACGGGTCACTGGATCAAGCCGAAACCATAGCCACTCGTCCTGCAGGGCCGGGCAGGGCAGAATTAATTGACAACTGCGGCCATACCCCTCATCTGGAGGCCAGGGATATTATCCTGGATCTTATGACGGATTTTATCGACCAGTTGAAATCCCCGTGA
- a CDS encoding TolC family protein has translation MYYGKTILILVFLSCTLPLQAGELSGATEDITLKNAVEQALENNLDLKLQKAEMEISQGELQTAKGRFDILFSAEIGAASKEQTPFIPGIGDHEDTAKWNAKTEKLFTTGTAVSFSWNNSSYDSNAMGLPFNPSYNSGLLLGVRQPLLKGFGENIQTAEIQAIEKQLASVTHQVDSVAANLAASVKRAYWNLVFAWQDIEVRKFSLELAEKLLVETKEKINAGKLAPVELYQPQSEVAKREELLISAERAIGVAEDELRLLLNSENWLNSYHPVDKPATTPIQLNLPEILKNALENRPDIKAADLSVRAVEILKENSADQLRPDLSLVGALGRTGTEENYGDAVNNSLDNGNNLWQIGLEFSIPFDNSIAKGNLEKVNAQLKIARTRAKLLRQQIRKTVRTTVRDVKLAMKALEATRKTSLATRKRLEAEQVKFNSGRATTLDVLIAQDAYSQALSQENLTTTAYAKTLAELDRIQGLITLTSSP, from the coding sequence ATGTATTACGGAAAAACTATCCTGATTCTTGTATTTTTAAGCTGTACTCTTCCTCTTCAGGCAGGAGAACTCAGTGGAGCAACAGAAGATATAACTCTGAAAAATGCCGTTGAGCAGGCACTGGAAAATAACCTGGACCTGAAACTGCAGAAAGCAGAGATGGAAATAAGCCAAGGCGAACTTCAGACGGCAAAAGGACGATTCGACATTCTCTTTTCGGCAGAAATCGGTGCCGCAAGTAAGGAACAGACCCCATTCATACCCGGTATCGGAGATCATGAAGATACGGCGAAATGGAATGCCAAAACGGAAAAACTGTTCACCACAGGAACGGCTGTAAGCTTTTCCTGGAACAACAGCAGTTATGACAGTAATGCCATGGGCCTTCCCTTCAATCCGTCCTACAATTCCGGCCTGCTGCTGGGTGTCAGACAACCTTTGCTCAAGGGTTTTGGGGAAAACATCCAGACCGCCGAAATACAGGCAATCGAAAAACAGCTGGCTTCCGTCACTCATCAGGTCGACAGCGTAGCGGCCAATCTGGCGGCTTCAGTAAAACGTGCCTACTGGAACCTGGTCTTTGCATGGCAGGACATAGAAGTCCGTAAATTTTCCCTGGAGCTTGCCGAAAAACTGCTCGTTGAAACAAAGGAAAAAATAAACGCCGGCAAACTGGCACCGGTGGAACTCTACCAACCCCAGTCCGAAGTAGCCAAAAGGGAAGAACTGCTGATCTCCGCGGAACGGGCCATCGGAGTAGCCGAAGATGAGTTGAGGCTCCTGCTCAACAGTGAAAACTGGCTTAATTCCTACCACCCCGTGGACAAGCCCGCAACGACACCAATCCAACTGAATCTTCCCGAGATTCTGAAAAATGCCCTTGAGAACAGACCGGATATCAAGGCTGCGGATCTTTCAGTCCGGGCAGTGGAAATCCTGAAAGAAAACAGTGCCGACCAGCTTCGTCCAGACCTGTCCCTGGTCGGGGCCCTGGGGAGAACAGGGACTGAAGAAAATTATGGTGACGCGGTAAACAACAGCCTGGATAATGGAAACAATCTCTGGCAGATCGGTCTTGAGTTCTCCATACCCTTTGATAACAGTATTGCCAAAGGTAACCTGGAAAAAGTCAATGCCCAGTTGAAGATCGCCAGAACCAGGGCAAAACTGTTACGCCAGCAGATCAGAAAGACCGTCAGAACCACGGTCCGTGATGTAAAACTGGCCATGAAAGCCCTGGAAGCGACCCGAAAAACAAGTCTGGCCACCCGAAAACGTCTGGAGGCGGAGCAGGTAAAGTTCAATTCAGGCCGGGCCACAACCCTGGATGTTCTCATCGCCCAGGACGCGTATTCCCAGGCGCTCAGCCAGGAAAATCTGACTACAACAGCCTATGCCAAAACCCTGGCGGAACTGGACCGTATTCAGGGACTCATTACGTTGACTTCCAGCCCTTGA
- a CDS encoding lipase family alpha/beta hydrolase, protein MNRLNLLLFFCLLLFFSLTSCRRPPLSITSPDPSKDTGECVILLHGMARSSDSMEKIELALTKTGYHVVNLDYPSTGEKIEILADRYLPPAIEKCEQLARTKIHFVTHSLGGIIVRRRLREKKPEKLGRVVMLSPPNQGSEVTDALKEWWLYSRLNGPAGQQLGTAPDSLPNRLGPVDYPVGIITGDTHAFFDFWLSSYFKGKNDGKVSVNRAKVDGMSDFLVVHESHPFIMNADEVISATLFFLKNGFFPNP, encoded by the coding sequence ATGAACCGACTCAACCTGCTTCTGTTTTTTTGTCTGCTCCTGTTTTTTTCCCTCACATCCTGCAGACGACCTCCACTCTCCATAACCAGTCCCGACCCCTCAAAGGACACTGGAGAATGTGTTATTCTGCTCCACGGAATGGCCAGAAGTTCCGACTCAATGGAGAAAATTGAACTCGCATTGACAAAAACAGGATATCACGTGGTCAATCTCGACTATCCTTCAACTGGCGAAAAGATAGAGATCCTTGCCGATAGATACCTGCCTCCGGCAATAGAAAAATGCGAACAGCTTGCCCGAACAAAAATCCATTTTGTCACCCATTCGCTGGGCGGAATTATTGTGCGCAGGAGACTGCGTGAGAAAAAACCGGAAAAACTTGGCAGAGTTGTGATGCTCAGTCCACCCAACCAGGGCAGCGAGGTGACGGACGCTCTGAAAGAATGGTGGCTCTATTCCCGACTGAACGGCCCGGCCGGGCAACAGCTTGGTACAGCCCCGGATTCTCTCCCCAACAGGCTTGGCCCTGTGGATTATCCGGTGGGTATCATTACAGGCGACACCCACGCGTTTTTTGACTTCTGGCTTTCTTCATATTTCAAGGGCAAAAACGATGGAAAAGTTTCTGTGAATCGGGCAAAAGTTGACGGAATGAGTGATTTTCTCGTCGTCCATGAATCCCATCCCTTTATCATGAACGCGGATGAAGTTATTTCGGCCACTCTTTTTTTTCTGAAAAACGGCTTTTTTCCGAACCCGTAA
- a CDS encoding ABC transporter permease produces the protein MRLSDKQRRFSWLSRLYSAETGNNDDPCRGGNCGGGGFSSRFRLFRVLLVQEMRVLLMSPALWGMLVILSLLVGYSFIQAVELYSQASRTALAYPEMAAGMNPLDGIFIPTFGACYLVETLLFPLVVIRLVGQDRQDGTVKLLLQLPLSPFLLNAVKIFALTVVWFLAALPGISVFIIWHVLGGAIYYPEIICLFTGHTLYFLVIACIAMFATVITTSLPTAAMICLAVTLGSWVLDFTAAGGGWSLTTLLRGFEGGLLSSDGFVVFLGLSLFLFSISSVLLHPGQKTVTRVKKVFATALIFLLAVSGFLQIPQYLDMTENHRHSFNPADERLLKQMKKRLKITVHLAKEDGRLYDLEHGILAKLRRILPDIKIIYADTGATGLYGAPEDDTYGLIVYEYAGRKDQSYSNSPGEILPLLHALAAQKVTVAGVSQYRGHPLVEDAASARWWFYVVLPLFFLLAAWGIRRPQVLSRKIQETI, from the coding sequence TTGAGATTGTCTGACAAACAGCGCCGATTTTCATGGCTCAGCCGACTATACTCTGCCGAAACAGGGAACAATGATGACCCCTGCCGCGGGGGAAATTGCGGGGGTGGTGGTTTTTCTTCCCGATTTCGTCTCTTTCGTGTGCTGCTGGTTCAGGAAATGCGAGTACTGCTTATGTCACCAGCCCTGTGGGGCATGCTGGTGATACTATCACTGCTGGTCGGTTACAGTTTTATCCAGGCGGTGGAGCTTTACAGTCAGGCAAGCCGGACTGCTCTGGCCTATCCCGAGATGGCGGCAGGGATGAATCCTCTGGATGGTATTTTCATCCCGACTTTCGGTGCCTGCTACCTGGTGGAGACTCTTCTTTTTCCACTTGTTGTCATCAGGCTGGTTGGCCAGGACAGGCAGGATGGAACAGTAAAACTGTTGCTCCAGCTGCCCCTGTCACCTTTTTTGCTCAATGCAGTGAAAATATTCGCGCTGACCGTGGTCTGGTTTCTTGCAGCTCTGCCGGGTATTTCCGTATTCATAATCTGGCACGTTCTCGGGGGAGCGATATATTATCCGGAGATAATCTGCCTGTTCACAGGACATACCCTGTACTTCCTGGTGATTGCCTGTATTGCCATGTTCGCAACGGTGATTACCACCTCGCTTCCGACAGCAGCAATGATCTGCCTTGCTGTCACCCTCGGATCATGGGTACTGGATTTTACTGCCGCAGGTGGAGGATGGTCCTTGACCACCCTGTTGCGCGGATTTGAAGGCGGTCTGTTATCATCTGATGGTTTTGTTGTTTTTCTGGGCCTGTCTCTCTTTCTTTTTTCAATATCATCTGTTCTGCTGCACCCGGGACAAAAAACAGTGACCAGGGTGAAAAAAGTGTTTGCAACTGCACTGATTTTTCTTCTTGCCGTATCAGGCTTTCTTCAGATTCCGCAATATCTGGATATGACGGAAAACCACAGACATTCGTTCAATCCGGCCGACGAGCGTCTCCTGAAGCAGATGAAGAAGAGGCTGAAAATTACGGTTCATCTGGCAAAAGAAGACGGTCGGCTGTATGATCTGGAGCATGGGATTCTGGCGAAACTGAGGCGTATTCTTCCTGATATCAAAATAATTTATGCCGACACCGGAGCGACAGGATTGTATGGTGCCCCGGAAGATGATACATATGGATTGATTGTATATGAGTATGCTGGCAGGAAAGATCAGAGTTACTCCAACAGTCCAGGTGAAATTCTGCCATTGCTGCATGCCCTGGCAGCTCAAAAGGTGACAGTGGCCGGAGTATCTCAGTACAGGGGGCATCCTCTGGTTGAGGATGCTGCTTCTGCCAGGTGGTGGTTTTATGTTGTATTACCTCTTTTCTTTCTGCTGGCAGCCTGGGGAATTCGCCGGCCACAGGTATTGAGCCGCAAGATTCAGGAGACAATCTGA
- a CDS encoding ATP-binding cassette domain-containing protein, producing the protein MVELLRSENISRHLGTTRVLEEISFSIYSGEILGIIGPNGAGKTTLMECLAGLSPTDKGILHWKEQILTEMQVKEFIFYLPDSILPYGGQRVAGVLDFFRQLYGAGKNESTRLFERLELLPVLEKQVNQLSRGYRRRLLLAIGLLTPQPLLMLDEPFDGFDLRQTLNVMGLLRETLGGVLYCLPSIN; encoded by the coding sequence ATGGTTGAATTATTGCGAAGCGAAAATATTTCCAGACACCTGGGAACGACCAGGGTACTGGAGGAGATCAGTTTCTCGATCTATTCTGGTGAAATCCTGGGGATAATCGGTCCAAATGGTGCCGGAAAAACAACTTTGATGGAATGTCTGGCAGGTTTGTCCCCCACGGATAAGGGAATACTCCACTGGAAAGAGCAAATTCTGACGGAGATGCAGGTTAAAGAGTTTATTTTTTATCTGCCTGATTCAATTTTGCCCTATGGGGGACAGAGGGTTGCAGGGGTGCTGGATTTTTTCCGGCAACTGTATGGTGCAGGAAAAAATGAATCGACCAGGCTCTTTGAAAGGCTCGAGCTGTTACCTGTGTTGGAAAAGCAGGTTAACCAACTATCCAGAGGATATCGGCGCAGGTTGCTGCTGGCAATCGGCCTGCTTACGCCACAGCCGCTGCTGATGCTTGATGAACCTTTTGACGGCTTTGATCTTCGCCAGACCCTGAATGTGATGGGACTCCTTCGTGAGACGCTTGGGGGCGTACTCTACTGCTTGCCATCCATCAATTGA
- a CDS encoding efflux RND transporter periplasmic adaptor subunit has protein sequence MVEQTSSPRSTRAKTVLFIWNNLPRFLLLAMIVLIGLLFVSINKKNEIIAAAKVSEVKPEKPAINVVTLTLSPTTIHDRINLPGSIEPWTRLRLMSKIGGTITEVLLREGDRVKKGDVLARIEATDYKIALDRAEAAYKLAKSEYLRDKSIYEKGVIPTSALEAKKTTMQTARADYENAKLLYSRTTVTSPMDGIIRRMDAKIGLQLSPGDPIAEILEIDRVKGVVGIPESDVTAVRRLDKINITVQALDNRKISAKVHFLSPSPETIARLYNLELEIDNRDGEILPGMFIRADIVKKSVKGAIVVPFYSVVSRNKEQFVYIEEDGIARKRPVQLGIMEKWMVRITEGLNPGDRLIVEGHRDVEDGQKVKVVQAVSRLEELTL, from the coding sequence ATGGTAGAACAAACGTCTTCCCCGCGGAGTACACGGGCAAAAACAGTCCTGTTTATCTGGAATAATCTTCCAAGATTTCTTCTCCTGGCAATGATAGTTCTCATTGGACTTCTTTTTGTATCGATCAATAAAAAGAATGAAATCATTGCCGCAGCCAAAGTTTCCGAGGTTAAACCGGAAAAACCGGCTATCAACGTGGTGACTCTCACCCTCTCTCCGACAACAATACATGACAGGATCAACCTTCCCGGTTCGATAGAACCCTGGACAAGACTGCGACTCATGTCAAAAATAGGCGGAACCATCACTGAAGTTCTGCTCAGGGAAGGAGACCGGGTGAAAAAAGGCGATGTACTGGCCCGTATTGAAGCAACAGATTATAAAATCGCACTGGATCGGGCAGAAGCTGCCTACAAGCTTGCAAAATCAGAATATCTGCGTGACAAATCCATCTACGAAAAAGGCGTCATTCCCACCTCGGCACTGGAAGCCAAAAAAACGACAATGCAAACCGCCAGGGCCGACTACGAAAATGCAAAACTCCTCTACTCCAGAACCACGGTTACTTCCCCCATGGACGGAATAATCCGTCGTATGGATGCCAAGATCGGCCTGCAGCTCTCCCCGGGAGATCCCATTGCCGAAATCCTTGAAATAGACCGAGTCAAAGGTGTTGTGGGTATCCCAGAATCGGATGTAACAGCCGTCCGCAGGCTGGACAAAATCAATATCACAGTGCAGGCTCTTGACAACAGAAAGATCAGCGCAAAAGTCCATTTTCTTTCTCCTTCTCCGGAAACAATTGCCCGCCTCTACAACCTGGAACTGGAAATCGACAACAGGGACGGCGAAATCCTGCCCGGCATGTTTATCCGGGCCGATATCGTGAAAAAGAGTGTGAAGGGAGCCATAGTTGTGCCGTTCTATTCCGTTGTTTCCAGGAATAAAGAACAGTTTGTCTATATTGAAGAAGATGGGATTGCAAGAAAACGTCCGGTGCAGCTCGGCATTATGGAAAAATGGATGGTCAGAATAACAGAAGGCCTCAACCCGGGAGACAGATTGATTGTGGAGGGGCATCGGGATGTTGAAGACGGACAGAAAGTCAAAGTTGTTCAGGCAGTCAGCAGACTTGAGGAGCTCACCCTATGA
- a CDS encoding fatty acid cis/trans isomerase has protein sequence MNKSTLLFAFIALFIAGCAAKIPPPPPVAIEIPGKRIDYTREVKPVLVKRCVVCHSCYNSPCQLKLSSYEGLDRGATKKAVYNSYRLKTMDPTRLFIDAENTAEWREKGFYSVRDSNAQAGYNNSFMIQLLNHKMKNPVSVGEYHSEAEDLTCAESGEELGAYMKKHPNGGMPFGFPPLKKDEFQTIAGWLAQGGHGPSKKERARLEKVSSADSEMIAEWEDFLNRDDAKYAMAARYLYEHLFLAHLTFQTGSNDFYELIRSWTPPGEPVRIIPTVRPYDDPMGHFYYRFRKIHSTIVHKTHMVFEFGRDQKERITELFIEPEWLLPPHRMGYDQKTSANPFIVFEQIPPASRYQFLLDNAHYIIMTFIRGPVCKGQIALNVIHDVFWVFFMNPEYDLSVRFPGFLKDNEQYLDMPAGATSNAALAKGLITREFRKNSATFARIKQNYYSMQYRYRGLGPEAIWPGNRESDSPALTVFRHFDSASVLRGVRGALPKTIWVIDYPLLERIYYSLVAGFDVYGAGLHQLATRVYMDELRQEGEVNFLNFLPKEVRGPILRDWYGGMSLNNLDYIPSKLPAGFHFSTADPKREFTEYLVDHYFNPALHLSFDRNYLRAGEKYPQLPTAYVTIDDYIRGFKAVSAPGVSFFREVADHNANLAYVRIRVPEEDDVVVSAIINRWHDDVSTLFNEKDHLCPEKDSAAFIEGFVGSYPNYFFDVNLADLPEFLRILDEYDGDRQSKIELNKFGVNRADENFWETYDWFQRKFNESDPVHSGLFDLNRYYYLAM, from the coding sequence ATGAATAAATCCACATTGTTGTTTGCTTTTATCGCCTTGTTTATTGCCGGTTGTGCCGCGAAAATTCCTCCTCCTCCACCTGTTGCCATAGAAATACCCGGGAAAAGAATAGACTATACCAGGGAGGTAAAACCGGTTCTCGTAAAACGGTGTGTTGTCTGTCACAGTTGCTATAATTCCCCCTGCCAACTCAAGCTCAGTTCCTATGAAGGGCTCGATCGTGGTGCCACCAAAAAGGCGGTGTACAATTCCTATCGTCTCAAAACCATGGATCCGACCCGGCTCTTTATTGATGCAGAAAACACTGCCGAATGGCGTGAGAAAGGATTTTACAGTGTCAGAGACAGCAATGCGCAGGCCGGATATAATAATTCTTTTATGATTCAGTTACTCAACCATAAGATGAAAAATCCTGTTTCCGTGGGAGAGTATCATTCTGAGGCGGAAGATCTGACCTGTGCGGAAAGCGGTGAAGAGCTGGGTGCATATATGAAAAAACATCCCAACGGAGGCATGCCTTTCGGGTTTCCGCCATTGAAGAAGGATGAATTTCAGACCATTGCCGGCTGGCTTGCCCAGGGAGGTCATGGCCCGTCGAAAAAAGAGCGGGCACGTCTGGAAAAGGTTTCTTCCGCCGATAGTGAGATGATTGCGGAATGGGAGGATTTTCTCAACAGGGATGATGCAAAATACGCAATGGCCGCCCGTTATCTCTATGAACATCTGTTTCTGGCTCATCTCACTTTCCAGACCGGGTCCAATGATTTTTATGAACTGATCCGTTCCTGGACACCGCCGGGGGAGCCGGTCAGGATCATTCCTACCGTGCGTCCCTACGATGACCCCATGGGCCATTTTTATTATCGGTTCAGGAAGATTCATTCCACCATTGTTCACAAGACCCATATGGTGTTTGAATTTGGCAGGGATCAGAAAGAGCGGATTACCGAGTTGTTCATTGAACCGGAATGGCTGCTGCCACCTCATCGAATGGGTTATGATCAGAAAACAAGTGCCAATCCTTTTATCGTTTTTGAACAGATTCCCCCGGCAAGCCGCTACCAGTTTCTGCTTGATAATGCACACTATATCATCATGACCTTTATCAGGGGCCCGGTCTGCAAGGGGCAGATAGCACTGAATGTGATTCACGACGTCTTCTGGGTCTTTTTCATGAATCCGGAATATGACCTGAGTGTCAGGTTTCCCGGATTTTTAAAAGATAACGAGCAATACCTGGATATGCCGGCAGGGGCAACCTCCAATGCGGCCCTGGCCAAAGGACTGATTACCAGAGAGTTCAGGAAGAATTCAGCAACCTTTGCACGGATAAAGCAGAACTATTATTCAATGCAGTATCGTTACAGGGGACTGGGGCCAGAGGCTATCTGGCCGGGGAACAGAGAGTCGGACAGTCCGGCACTGACTGTCTTTCGTCATTTTGACAGTGCCTCCGTGTTGCGGGGAGTGAGGGGCGCTTTGCCGAAAACCATATGGGTTATTGATTATCCTCTTCTGGAGAGGATCTATTATTCCCTGGTGGCAGGGTTTGATGTGTATGGTGCTGGCCTGCATCAGCTTGCGACAAGGGTCTATATGGATGAACTCCGCCAGGAGGGAGAAGTGAATTTTCTGAATTTCCTGCCCAAAGAGGTCCGGGGGCCCATTCTGCGGGACTGGTATGGTGGGATGAGCTTGAACAATCTGGACTATATTCCATCGAAACTGCCTGCGGGATTTCATTTCAGCACCGCCGACCCGAAAAGGGAGTTTACCGAATATCTGGTGGATCATTATTTCAATCCCGCTCTTCATCTCAGCTTTGATAGAAATTATCTACGGGCCGGTGAAAAATATCCGCAACTGCCGACCGCGTATGTGACGATTGATGATTATATTCGTGGATTCAAGGCTGTCTCAGCACCGGGTGTTTCCTTTTTCCGGGAAGTTGCCGATCACAACGCCAATCTTGCCTATGTGCGCATACGGGTGCCGGAGGAGGACGACGTTGTTGTGTCGGCGATAATAAACAGATGGCATGACGATGTATCCACACTTTTTAACGAGAAAGATCATCTGTGTCCTGAAAAGGACAGTGCTGCGTTTATTGAAGGATTCGTGGGATCATATCCTAATTATTTCTTCGATGTGAACTTGGCTGATCTTCCTGAATTCTTACGAATTCTTGATGAATATGATGGAGACAGGCAGTCAAAGATCGAGTTGAATAAATTTGGAGTAAACCGGGCGGATGAAAACTTCTGGGAGACATACGACTGGTTTCAGCGGAAGTTTAACGAATCTGACCCGGTTCATTCCGGATTGTTTGATCTGAATCGTTACTACTACCTGGCCATGTAA
- a CDS encoding diguanylate cyclase yields MDKLTILAVDDDPLTLLYLKKMLAGDSRQILTASNGKKALELAFDHRPHLLITDWRMPKLNGIDLCRILRKTRKTQHVYIIMLTGCEADDELVEAFNAGADDYIVKPFTPKVLQARISSGERLIRYQQTIRRDRDIIEQYATELAAANRKLQNMAMTDFLTGLPNRRNALIRLKNLIAEMDRYEESLSCIMADIDHFKKINDTYGHDCGDMVLKKVASILEEKARSYDMVSRWGGEEFLIVCARSNRLESFQLAHRLRLAVEKHEFKFTEGHRGHVTISIGIATWSPDFVNEDELIKEADNCLYLAKKHGRNRVIAIPPPATDFLRPRP; encoded by the coding sequence TTGGATAAACTCACAATACTCGCTGTTGATGATGACCCCCTGACTCTTTTGTATCTCAAAAAAATGCTGGCCGGTGATTCCAGGCAGATTTTAACTGCTTCCAACGGTAAAAAAGCCCTTGAACTCGCATTCGATCATCGACCACATCTCCTGATCACGGATTGGAGAATGCCGAAACTGAACGGCATTGATCTCTGTAGAATTCTGCGAAAAACCAGGAAAACCCAGCATGTGTATATCATCATGCTGACCGGATGTGAAGCGGACGACGAACTGGTTGAAGCATTTAATGCGGGAGCCGACGATTATATAGTCAAACCCTTTACGCCCAAAGTTCTGCAGGCCCGGATAAGCAGCGGAGAGAGACTGATACGCTACCAGCAGACAATACGGAGGGATCGTGATATCATTGAACAGTATGCAACAGAGCTGGCCGCAGCAAACCGTAAACTGCAGAATATGGCCATGACGGATTTTCTTACCGGACTGCCGAACCGGAGAAACGCCTTGATCCGCCTGAAAAACCTGATAGCCGAAATGGACAGATATGAAGAATCGCTCTCATGCATCATGGCCGATATCGATCATTTTAAGAAAATCAACGATACCTATGGCCACGACTGCGGCGACATGGTTCTGAAAAAAGTTGCATCCATCCTTGAAGAAAAGGCAAGAAGTTATGACATGGTAAGCAGGTGGGGTGGAGAAGAATTTCTTATTGTGTGTGCCAGAAGCAACAGGCTGGAGTCTTTTCAGCTTGCCCACAGACTCCGCCTGGCCGTTGAAAAACATGAGTTCAAATTTACTGAAGGACACAGAGGACATGTGACCATCAGTATCGGCATTGCCACCTGGTCTCCTGATTTTGTTAATGAAGACGAACTGATCAAAGAGGCGGACAACTGCCTTTACCTGGCAAAGAAACATGGCAGAAACCGGGTTATTGCCATCCCGCCCCCAGCAACTGATTTTCTCCGTCCCCGCCCATGA